A single region of the Eublepharis macularius isolate TG4126 chromosome 14, MPM_Emac_v1.0, whole genome shotgun sequence genome encodes:
- the ATP6V1B2 gene encoding V-type proton ATPase subunit B, brain isoform produces the protein MAAVRAIRGMVNGAMSELTGGGGAAAAREQAAALTRDYLSQPRLTYKTVSGVNGPLVILDQVKFPRYAEIVHLTLPDGTKRSGQVLEVSGSKAVVQVFEGTSGIDAKKTSCEFTGDILRTPVSEDMLGRVFNGSGKPIDRGPTVLAEDYLDIMGQPINPECRIYPEEMIQTGISAIDGMNSIARGQKIPIFSAAGLPHNEIAAQICRQAGLVKKSKDVMDYSEQNFAIVFAAMGVNMETARFFKSDFEENGSMDNVCLFLNLANDPTIERIITPRLALTTAEFLAYQCEKHVLVILTDMSSYAEALREVSAAREEVPGRRGFPGYMYTDLATIYERAGRVEGRNGSITQIPILTMPNDDITHPIPDLTGYITEGQIYVDRQLHNRQIYPPINVLPSLSRLMKSAIGEGMTRKDHAEVSNQLYACYAIGKDVQAMKAVVGEEALTSDDLLYLEFLQKFERNFIAQGPYENRTVYETLDIGWQLLRIFPKEMLKRIPQSTLAEFYPRDSTAKH, from the exons ATGGCGGCGGTGCGGGCGATCCGAGGGATGGTGAACGGAGCCATGTCCGAGCTGACCGGAGGCGGTGGTGCCGCCGCCGCGCGGGAGCAGGCGGCCGCCCTCACCCGCGACTACCTCTCCCAGCCCCGCCTCA CATATAAGACAGTATCTGGAGTCAATGGGCCACTAGTAATCTTGGATCAAGTGAAG TTTCCTAGATACGCAGAGATTGTGCATTTGACACTTCCTGATGGAACAAAGAGAAGCGGGCAAGTGCTGGAAGTCAGTGGATCCAAAGCTGTGGTTCAG GTTTTTGAAGGGACTTCAGGAATTGATGCTAAGAAAACATCTTGTGAATTTACTGGGGATATCCTTCGAACCCCAGTATCTGAAGACATGCTTG GGCGTGTGTTTAACGGATCAGGAAAGCCCATAGACAGAGGCCCTACAGTCTTGGCTGAAGATTACCTTGATATCATGG GTCAACCAATCAATCCTGAGTGCCGAATCTACCCAGAAGAGATGATTCAGACTGGGATTTCTGCTATAGATGGCATGAACAGTATTGCCAGAGGACAGAAAATCCCCATTTTCTCAGCTGCTGGCTTGCCCCATAATGAG ATAGCAGCTCAGATCTGTCGCCAGGCAGGCTTGGTGAAGAAGTCCAAAGATGTGATGGACTACAGCGAACAGAATTTTGCCATTGTGTTTGCTGCTATGGGA GTGAACATGGAGACTGCTCGGTTCTTCAAATCGGACTTTGAAGAGAACGGCTCCATGGACAACGTGTGCCTGTTTTTGAACTTGGCAAACGATCCAAC catTGAACGCATTATCACACCTCGCCTTGCTTTGACCACAGCAGAGTTCTTGGCTTATCAGTGTGAGAAGCATGTCTTAGTTATTCTGACAGATATGAGTTCTTATGCCGAAGCTCTGAGAGAG GTCTCAGCAGCCAGGGAAGAAGTGCCAGGCCGGCGGGGCTTTCCTGGTTACATGTACACAGATCTGGCCACTATCTATGAACGGGCTGGGAGAGTGGAAGGCAGGAATGGGTCCATTACTCAGATTCCTATTCTTACAATGCCCAATGATG ATATTACTCACCCAATTCCTGACTTGACGGGATACATTACTGAAGGACAGATCTACGTGGACAGGCAGCTGCACAACAGACAG ATTTATCCACCTATCAATGTACTTCCCTCTTTGTCTCGATTGATGAAGTCAGCTATTGGAGAGGGGATGACAAGGAAGGATCATGCTGAGGTTTCAAACCAGTTG TATGCCTGCTATGCTATTGGGAAGGATGTCCAAGCCATGAAAGCTGTTGTAGGGGAGGAAGCCCTTACTTCAGATGATCTTCTCTATCTTGAATTCCTGCAGAAATTTGAGAGGAACTTCATTGCTCAGG GGCCCTATGAAAACCGCACTGTTTATGAGACACTGGACATCGGCTGGCAGCTGTTGCGTATCTTCCCCAAGGAGATGCTGAAGAGAATTCCTCAGAGCACTTTGGCAGAATTCTATCCTCGAGATTCCACTGCAAAGCACTAG